The genomic segment GCTGAGAGGATGAACTGCAGTAAGTGGAGAATCTTAAATAAATAGTACAGCTAATTATAAAtcaacttttttggggggggccgACAGAAAATGAAACAGTACTGCTTTAGTATTTTTCACGTTAGGTATATAGTtaataaagcactttaagctAAAACCAAACTAGAATGGTTtgaaactgcattaaaaacagttaaatgttTATGTGAGGTAAATAATTGAAGTTGTTGCGTTTTGAAAAATGtgtatattataatatttaaaacgTTTTGCAGGTTTGTCAAACATGATGTCAGATGGAGAGTTCCTTAGAACAAGCTGTGGTTCTCCAAACTATGCTGCTCCTGAGGTCATCTCAGGAAGGTAATGGCttattttaaattctgttttgcttttgttttttcttttcttctaatGATACTTTACTTACATTTCAAAGTGAGACAGAAACACAACTCGAAAACACAGCCTAGTTAAAAATGGTTTTTGTGATTCTTTCTTTTTACGCCTCCTCAGGTTATATGCTGGACCAGAGGTGGATATTTGGAGTAGTGGGGTGATTCTCTACGCCTTGTTGTGTGGAACACTTCCCTTTGATGATGATCATGTGCCAACACTTTTTAAGAAGATCTGTGATGGGATCTTCTTCACCCCACAGTATCTGAACCCTGCAGTAATAAGCTTACTGAAACACATGTTGCAGGTGGACCCGATGAAAAGAGCCACAATCAAAGAGATCCGGTAAGCCTGGCGGAGTATTTACAAAGTCTAAAATCCTATAGTCTGGGAGGGGGCGGGGGTCTAGATTGTAGATCTAATTATTTCAGGATGACAAGGGGCTGTCTGCATAGAAAATTAGTTCTGTTGGTGCTGTTTGCATTCATGATCTTTTAACTACCAAAATGATTCTTCGCCACAGAGAGGACGAGTGGTTCAAAAAAGATCTGCCGAAGTACTTGTTCCCTGAGGACCCCTCCTACAGCAACAACATGATCGACGACGAGGCCCTGAAGGAAGTTTGTGAGAAGTTTGAGTGCACAGAGGAGGAGGTCCTTGCCTGCATATACAGTCGCAACCATCAGGATCCATTGGCTGTCGCCTACCATCTCATCATTGACAATCGTCGCATCATGAGCGAAGCCAAGGATTTCTACTTGGCATCTAGCCCTCCTGACTCTTTTCTAGATGACCAACACCTGACTTCATCAGGTGCAGCGATAGTCAAGCCTCACCCTGAGCGTGTACCTTTTCTCGTGGCGGAGACTCCTCCCAGGAGTATCCGTCACACACTGGATGAACTGAACCCTCAGAAGTCCAAGCACCAGGGTGTTAGGAGAGCCAAGTGGCACCTGGGTATACGCAGTCAAAGTAGACCAAATGATATCATGACGGAGGTGTGCCGTGCAATGAAACAGCTGGATTATGAGTGGAAGGTAAGGAAGAAGGGGGACACGATATAGGAGGAAATGCTTAATATATTacgatttttttaaaaaatgagtaaaaaaataatctcacaggCTAGTTATTGAAGTTGGATTgcattaaaagtttaataagcTCCAGGTGTACTTTTAAAGCATCACAGAGAcacattttatttcctttcaaTAATTTTCTAGGTTGTGAATCCATATTATCTGCGTGTGAGAAGGAAGAATCCTGTTACTGGGATGCTTGCCAAGATGAGCCTTCAACTGTACACAGTGGACAGCAGAACCTACCTCCTTGACTTCCGTAGCATAGACGGTAAGTTTCATCTTCACTAGTCTGTAGCAGTAGGTGAGGAAACAGTCTGCATTTAGGTCACCGCTCATTTGCATAAGCACCCGGCAGGATACACTGATAAGGTTACATAGCTAACCTGTGTATGGTTTAAATATTAGAgaataaaacaacatgaaagatcATACATGAGGCCGTTATTTGTTATGATTCAAAGTGCTCCATTAAATCTGTGTCATAGCCTGACCTGCACATTCCCAGAAATGTAACTACATATGACGCAGATGTCAATATCTGTTTATTGATTAGCACATGGATTATACCACAGGGAAACAAGATGTAATAGAATGTAATTACATGTTGTGCAGAAGCTAATATTCTGCCAGTGTAGATGCCTTTGCCTCTCATTTTATTAGCTCTGGTGATACGTGCATAAACTCAAGGTCAATTCTGAATTCCCCTTATCTTCCTGTGTTTCAATAAAAGTAACTGTTGTTCGAGATTTATTAGTTCCATGAACTGCTCGGTTTCAATTATGATGGCAGACACACCAGCatacaaaaacaaatgcaaacaagGACAGGTGGGGATTCaacacagtactgtgcaaaatgaGGAAATTGTGTTAAAGGTCAGTCATAACGCGTCAGTGTTTGGAAATGATTTGACTCATGAAGCTCAATGGCAGCAGTACAGCATGTGTTGTAATTTACAGATGGATCAAGTTTTGATTGCCCTTTGCTTGCATTATATtgtattatatttaatttttaaaactaGTCTCAAACAACTTACACTCAGTTTTGTAACATTTGACCAGTTAACCTAGATCTTCAGGTAAGCCCTAAATTCAGTTCTCTGTATCTTCGGTGTTTATCTGGATTTTGTCCTCTAGTATGCTGCCTCAGTGTGGAATTTATAAATTATTAACTCATGGATGATTGTTTGGGAAGTCTGTGTAGGTGTTTAGCATTACCTCAAAGGAAAACATGAGATTCAAGTGCTGTTGTGGGCTTCTGATACATCACAGGCTTTCCATTTAAAGTATGTTAAGCTTTGGCTTTGGGCTACAGCAAAGTCAGTCATTAAGCTTATGTTTATCTGAACTTATACCTGATGACTCAGAAATATAGAAAATATTATGCTGATTGTTAATATGTCTATAACTACACATAATTAATCGCATGAATTTATAGTTTAGGTTAATTTAGGTTTTAAGCTCTTTGCTTCATAGTGTAGCAGCATATCTTAAATTAATCATTTACCTGTTTGCAGTAATATTTGTTGCAGGTCTTAACAAAATTATCTGGGAGCTAAGTTTGAGAGACTGCAGTTATATTAAATCCATATTAAATGGTTAGATCGAGCAAGCTTGGGCATTGTTAAATGTCCGTCTGGTGGACAACATGGAGGACTGTGAGAGAAGTTGCAAAAAGTATAAGCCATCAGCAGCTGTATCAGTGCACCAGTCCTGCCTCCTGTAGGGAACCTGGGTGCTAATGCTGTTAGCCCAAGTTCATAATAGGACTGCTGACTGCTGTAGCAGCAGCAGTTCAGGCACTACCAAATTGGGCACAAATCGGGCACCAGATCAGGAAAGTTGGATGCATCCTCTGACACTGCATGGGAAGGAAAGGGATGTGTGAATGTGGATTACCATCATATAAAGTCCTGTGCTGCTATATATACAGCACTtacctcatttctttatattttgcttccaagcagCAAGAGCATTTTTTgtaagtggtcttgagcaatagttctccaggatttctcagggtttttctttggacattggctactTTTTCACTAATTTGAAGTCCAATCCCTctgttttaacattttgtttgttaagccatttAACACTAACCTGTGACTCATTCAATCACAGAAAAGGGACTGAGATTAACAAATAGCTCCAGCTATTTTTCCTGGCaaattataaagaaatgagggccGGCTCAAGACCTTGACTGTTTGACACCTGTCGCTGCAAGTGTGTGTCTAAGGCCCCAGATTATAATAATTTGACCAAGCAAGGTGGAAATTGGGACTGCAGTAATCTCATAAAATTATCACGGTCAGCGGTATTTTGATcaagaaaattaaaatacagTTGTATGCAGTCTGTGTCCAGCATTAAAACTGGTATTAACACAATGCATAATCACATTCATAGGAGGCAGGTCATGCACCGGCAAATATAGCTACATTtagaaaatgttcattttagaAAGCCGAATAGcttatattaaaatttgtttactGGTCAACCCCTCATGAACCAAAGGCTTTTTATCTCAGTAAATGGTGGCTAAGAAGAAGTTAGTGAACAGAGATATAAGTGAGTGTTAGAGCCATGGACTGTGTAGCCACAGCCGCTTTAAGAGGAAATGGTGAACACTGCTTTGGCTTGTGCATATTTCATGAACTGAACCCAAAATTGTTCAAACTCGGGGTGTCGGGATGATCTGGGTGTCCGCAGTGCAGTATCTATATTACAGTTTATTAGGTTAATGGGAAGAAAAGAATCTTTAATTTTGACTACAAAAATCTTACACTTTATACCTAGCCTAAACAATTGACTAAGTATAAACTAGTGATTAATTTCACTGTTTACAGCAGTGTTTCTGTGGCAGGAATTGGGTATTTTCCAAGACTTGTTGATACCCTGGCGATACCCATTGAACTTCTTGTGTTTGAAAATCAGTTTGTCTTATTGTTCAGATGATATGTTGGAGACAAAATCTGGAAGTGCTACCCCTCTGCGCTCTGGCTCTGTGGGCAACTACCGGACCGCTATTAAGAACGATGTAGATGGAGCAGAGCTTCCAGGTACACCTAGTACTGTGCACCCCACCAAGACTGGAGAAGGCTCTTTGACGTCATCGTTGACCTCATCCATCGATTCCACAGGAGGCGGGGACAATGCAACTGTCCCTCGACCAGGAAGCCACACCATCGAGTTCTTTGAGATGTGTGCAAATCTTATTAAACTACTTGCACGATAGCTCACAAAACAATCGCTagcctttttctccctctgagTGTCTTTATAGCAATAAGCATGCAACCGAATCGTGGCTCAGTTCATCCCAGCTGAGGATGAAGTGATTGTTCCATGGCACTGATGCAGGTTGGTGTTCCCCAAGCTGAAGGGATGTATACTGAGCTGACTGGGGATGCAAAGGGTTACTGGGGGAAAGACAAATGACTAGCTGATTAATTAGCTAGGACAGAACATTTAGGAACGAGGGTTTTACAATTTCCTGAACAACTTAATAGCAAGCGTCTACATCCCAACTACACATATATGCGCAAGTGATTACACTGAATTTTCTGTACTGTAGTCAGGTGAGCACTGCTTTTCAGTACAGAGAGCAAAATCACATTCTTACCTGCACAATAGGAAGCCACACATGGAGGTTGGGGGTTTGGGTGGCAGTCACGTGATGCAGGAAGCACTTTTGCACaagtttcttttatttcctgctgctgttgtttttttggtttttttggttctTTTCAGTAGGGATCTGAGAATTGGTGCACATGTTCTGAAGCGTTATATATAACTAGGGTGGGCATACCCATCACATTCATTGGAGTCTGAAGAAGTTCAGTGACTCCTGTATTTCTGTCTTGCGTCAGGGACTAAAGAATGAGTTCATCAAATTTATGttgggttatttttttttttattatttttttttttaagaaattgtCAGACTAAATTTCATGGTTTTGTCCTGTTGTaaaaatttgtttttgaatTTGTCTGTCCCccacatttttatatataaagaCATAAACATATTTATCAGTGCATTAAGTAGGTGGAGTGTTGGTTGTAAaggaaattgatttttttttttttctttcttgcatTAAGATCTATTGCTGGAtggtatatatattttttttttacagtctgGCTTGTAATCATTAtgaattttatttcattcaatCACAGTTACTCTGATACACGATTGTCTTTGTATTTAACTTTAGACAGCTTTTTGCCACGACAGTCAAAATCTAGAACTATAACTTTCCATGTCGCATTAGAATGACAAGttgatttttacttattttctcttatttctttattgtttttgttttagattAATGAATAGGATTTCAGTATGATTACTAAGTGAAATGCCTTTTGCCTACATTTGTTTTGTAAATGCCATCACACATGAATAGGCCTCGGGGCTCAGTGAGTAGTAGCAATTACATGCAGCGTGTGGACAATGTCTGTTGGCAAGCGAATACATCCACAATGTCATTTTTGGACATGTTTTAATTTCCCATACATTCCCTTGAAGTTTGACCTTGttaaaggttttatgtttttaaacctgAAACAGACTTATGAGCTTTGAATGACATAGATCGGGGAGGTAGATCGCACTTCTGGTGACTTGCAAGCTCACAAAGTAGAGTTAGATATGTCTTTGATTATAAGTATGATGTATCTCATTATCCATTGCCTCTCCATGGTCTTAAAGTTTTAAGTTATGTCTGTTTGGCTGCCTTATCATTATCAGTACTGTTTATCAGTTTTATGTCAGTAAAAGTTGGAAATTGTGCCGGTCAGAATTCTTGGTGCTGTTTTTGCGGTTTTGAGGATTAAAGTAATCTAATTACACTATCTTTATGgttgatttattcatttttctagGTGTTTTACATTaccaaaaagggaaaaaattcTAACTGCAAAAACCTAAAAGATCTGATTGTCATCTGCTTTATAGACATCAGTAACTACTGCCATCTTTAAAACAATGTCAACAGGATCAAGTTAAAGCAAACTTTTAAGAtaatttggggggggggggttcttaTTTAAATTAAAGTATTTGTATGCCCTTACTGTAAAGTCAGAATCTTATAATCTCACATGTTTATTAGCAAATGTCAGCAATCTGAAATATCTGTTGTATgagcattttacttttcagAGATAATTCAGGAGTGACGATAATTGTGACCAACTTGTATCTGTTGTTCATATTCACATTTGACCTTCATGTCTCAAAGACAAAATATATG from the Oreochromis niloticus isolate F11D_XX linkage group LG7, O_niloticus_UMD_NMBU, whole genome shotgun sequence genome contains:
- the prkaa1 gene encoding 5'-AMP-activated protein kinase catalytic subunit alpha-1, yielding MATEKAKHEGRVKIGHYILGDTLGVGTFGKVKVGQHELTKHQVAVKILNRQKIRSLDVVGKIRREIQNLKLFRHPHIIKLYQVISTPTDIFMVMEYVSGGELFDYICKNGKLDEKESRRLFQQIISAVDYCHRHMVVHRDLKPENVLLDAQMNAKIADFGLSNMMSDGEFLRTSCGSPNYAAPEVISGRLYAGPEVDIWSSGVILYALLCGTLPFDDDHVPTLFKKICDGIFFTPQYLNPAVISLLKHMLQVDPMKRATIKEIREDEWFKKDLPKYLFPEDPSYSNNMIDDEALKEVCEKFECTEEEVLACIYSRNHQDPLAVAYHLIIDNRRIMSEAKDFYLASSPPDSFLDDQHLTSSGAAIVKPHPERVPFLVAETPPRSIRHTLDELNPQKSKHQGVRRAKWHLGIRSQSRPNDIMTEVCRAMKQLDYEWKVVNPYYLRVRRKNPVTGMLAKMSLQLYTVDSRTYLLDFRSIDDDMLETKSGSATPLRSGSVGNYRTAIKNDVDGAELPGTPSTVHPTKTGEGSLTSSLTSSIDSTGGGDNATVPRPGSHTIEFFEMCANLIKLLAR